aaccaggctgggagttttaaaggcctcaggaatcttttgcaggtgtttagagttaactcgttgattcagatgattaggttcatagctcgtttagagacccttttaatgatatgctaattttgtgagataggaattttgggttttcatgagctgtatgccaaaatcatccgtattaagacaataaaagacctgaaatatttcagttagtgtgcaatgaatctaaaatatatgaatgttaaattttcatcatgacattatggaaaataatgaactttatcacaatatgctaatattttgagaagaacctgtattgCGTTTAGGTACTGAAACATGTTACTGTTAGATTTTACATGAATCGGGACTTGGTAGTACTGAAGGAATtcggtcggtacctataaaagcACTGAATTCGGTACCCATCTCTAGTCACAATATTTATCATCGAAGTGAAGTTTGCTATGCAAAACACCGTCCATTTGCTGTTAGCATGTGATGTTAAGCTAAAGAAGTCATTTTGTGTTTAAGAGCTCTGGATACAAAGGTGATAATTTATGATACTGCTGCACGATATAAGAAAATCTTGTGATGGAGATAAAATTTAGAAATATATCAGGTGCAATAAATGCCTACTTTCCTTTCCCCCTCATTCGTGCCTCCATCACTcagtgacctttagcattttgggcGATGATGTTTGTGTCCTCTGTGATCATCTGGTGCTGTGaggctaaatattacattagcttGTTAATGCTAATGCAACAATTATTGCactccaagcagtcctttgtgatATGACtattgcacacattgatatCGCAATGACGTTATATTTGCGATAACTTTTGCAGTCCTATTTGAGACTCTTATTTGGAAGTGAGTAAGGAAGTCGATCTCAGCACCCAGAGGATTACAACAGCTAACAGAAATAATGTTAGCATCTACTTCTGAGAGTCACATCAGTTTTTTCATGGGTCTGGACTGCATTCAATCACATGaagttaaaatctaaaatactgatTAAACCCGAACTGGGTAATTATACACggaacagattatttttaaacacagctTGAGATTCATAATATCTTCACATttttggcaaaaaacaaaagaatggcATTTGAAAGACTTTTATAGGCAGTAGGACgttgtttgaataaaaaaaaaaagcattaaaaatacagaaaattgaCTACTCAAACCTAGACTGAATTATTCTACACTGTTGATACTTTGTTCTAGATTTTGAGCCAGGGGAAGACCAAATGCAGTCCagattcattaaaaaaagaccTTTCATGTAGCAGTCTCAGAAAGCTGCAATGTTAGGCAGGGACAACTTTTGTGTCTTTAGCAGGAAATGCAATACAAATTCTTGTAACTGGTCTgtcgctgtttttttttttacctcttacCCAAAATAAtgccaaacaaacaaataaaaagtagcTGAGGCTTCTTAAATGCTTTATGGACCCATTGTCGGTCAGCCCAACGAGAAATGCAACTGAAGAGCTGCTTACCATCTTCACGCTTCTAAATAAGTTTCAAAAATAGTCACAGGGTGTCAAGCCTGAAGGACTCACCATGATAACCAAGGATCATAATAATGGCATAGACTTACTACACCAGACAAAGTTACATGCTACCAACTGGACAGAACTTTATTTAGACAATAATTTTTAATATGTCATCCCGCAGAATCGAGTATTAACTGAGTGAAAACCACTCAAAAAAACATTACACATTTTTTCTGTACCCAGTTatcaaaaaaaaagagtaaaatttGCCTTCCGTTCAAAACTAAAATTCACAAAACTTAAATTAAGAAAGTTAAAAAATCTTGATATGTTTGCACATTTagccagattttttaaaactggGATATACATGGTTCTCcttgtaaaaggttttagttTAGCATAAAATTAGTCTTTGTCATAATAAAGCATAAGTAAAACCACTCTAAATAGGCAttgtacaaacaaaaaagaaacaatcaataaaatgttaaaatttttgttttgcaggtgttttattAGGTGTCTTGGTTCAGGAAAAAAATGAAGATTACATACTTACCTAAACCTAATAAATAAACCTAGTCTACTAAGAAACAAGCTTTttgaaaagtagtttttttttataataaatgtacttttttcttctttttcaaaatttgcAATTCACCACATTAGTGGTAAATCACCCAAAGAGATACCAGTTTGTGATAACaggtatttaaaataatttattgttcAATGAGTGAGTTGCGTACACATCTTTTATGCATCTTTTCCAGTAGCACTGTAGATGTAATTACAGCAGATTCTAAACTTTTTCCCAACTCGTGACGGGCTCTGATTGGCAGCTGCTGCTCCTGTTCTGCACTTGTGCGTAACTCAGATATCTGCCCCCAGGTGGACCGCATGTCCTTCCCCTGCGGCTGCACCAAGGACGGCTGCAGCAACAACGCCGGGCGGCTGGAATTCAACCCGGTCCGTGTGCGCACCCACTTCCTGCACACCATCATGAAGCTGGAGCTGGAGAAAAGCCGCGAGGAGCAGTATCATCATCAGCAGACGGAGCAGCAGCTTGTAACCGGTGGCAACGGTTACCATGGCGACTCCACCATGATCCAGCAGCAGCAAAACCCTCAGTCTCTGAAGATGAACAATCCCATCATGCACCTCCAGAACACAGGTGACACTGATTCACATCTAGACAAAGATGAGGACGAAGAcgatgaagaagaggaggatgaagatgatgaagaagaggaggacGAAGCTTATGATGAGGACGGCAGCAGTGTTTGCAGTGGGCTGTCGGACTGCAGCACACACAGTCTAGAAACTCTCGACCCAGAGGATGGAGAagaagatgaggaggaggaggaggaggaggaggaggatgaagaggacGACGAAGACGAtgaagaagaggatgaggaggaagacTGGGACTGTTCATTGCATGGACTGAGTCCTCCCTCATACTCTGTTCCACTCCCCTCTGTTCTGAGTTACACCAATAGCTCACTTGTGGGCCTCAGTAGCCCCTTCCACAACACTCTCCCCATCCAGCACTATCAGATGGACGGCTCTGAAAACAACACGCCTGCGTTCATTAGTGAAAACCGGAACGCTGCACCCGTGCTCCCCTCAGTCGAATCTGCGCTGGAGTCTGAAATCAGCACCGAACTGCACCGACACACAGAGCAGCAGAGCCACTTCTCTGAGTCCACGACTGCCCAAAAGTGCTCACATGCAGACACGCGTGACTTCAACACTGCCCCTGCTGGCACTCCTGACCAGAACCCTCACTCGACAGGCCTGCAGAACAATCCAGACTGTCGTGACTCACGGGCAGGAGGAAATGAGGAGCCTGCACTGGAGCAAGCAGGGCTGCATATCCATGGAGACATCAGTCAAACAGCATCATCAGAGAATGCCTGATGAGTAAGGATATGGAGATGAGTTGTTGCTGTTAGGACATCTTTAGACATGAAATTTTAAAGTGAGCTGATAATATgttcccccttacagatttcctcCATGTTTACTTTTTTGTCAAACATACATGCTTTAAGATCAAAGTAGTATCAGttataacctgagtaaatacaaaatggagggtttaaatgatgatttcatttattaaggaaagCTATCCTATGAGTTCTGTTTGACTACCAGGACCTAAAATTACTCCAAGGCTTTAACAACTCATTCAGGTCATAGATGAACTCAGAAGATCTAAACAGTGCAGAATGGGTGGGCAATATGGAAATATTCTAACAATCGTTTGTGGTATTTTTTGCAATAATGAGAAAAGTGAcgataaaaaatattgaaaaattaaTTGAAGTCTTTGTTGTAAATGGATTGTATGGCTATTGACTGTATGTCACCGCATACAGTCAAAAAAACTCAAACTGACCCATAATGAAATCTGCTGCATTCTGTATTTACTCAGCTAACCTTTGTCTGATGTTAATCTCTGTTGGATGATCTGGGACATGcaagtttgacaaaaaaacaaaacaaaaaaaaaaaccggaTGAAACTAGTTTGGTGGTAAACCCTTTTATCACAGCACTGAAACTATAAAAGTCTGCTGTATTGTTGGCAAGTGCACTTTGAGGGACACACTCATTTTGACCCAGAATGAAGTTGATTCAGTCTGGGCAGAAGTGGTCAGCAAACCTATTTAAGGTTGTGTATtatgacaaaaatgaaaaataaaacaataacagtgGTTAGGTCTGTTACtttgtgtttgcaacaaatggTTTAGACTTTTGGGTCTGTTTTAAAGTaattgctgcatgtcttctggTTGTGTTGGCATCTGTGACAAATCACAATAGGATTTTGAGGTGCTtgttatgttttggtattttctgTTGTGCTGCTTTTGCTGCTACTGTCTCTGAAATGCTTATCTGTATCGCATGTGTTCAGTTTACTG
This DNA window, taken from Girardinichthys multiradiatus isolate DD_20200921_A chromosome 24, DD_fGirMul_XY1, whole genome shotgun sequence, encodes the following:
- the LOC124861901 gene encoding cysteine/serine-rich nuclear protein 3-like isoform X1; protein product: MQRGESGGPPENQKQEKETGVTSETCCKMSGILKRKLEEEPSSYLSLQGSEDDEVSCSDSGNSSDSLNNSVPSGILDSSIQRQSKRLRGRNVHFESVTVYYFTRRQGFTTVPTQGGSTLGMSPRHSGVKRFTLREFAMEQKRSHRNMLRNHLKEEKLNAIKLRLTKNGTVSSMEADTLTLDDISEDDLDVDNTEVDDYFFLQPLTTRRRHALLRASGVRRIDVEEKHELRALRMSREECGCRCRGICDPETCACSLAGIKCQVNGNVVDRMSFPCGCTKDGCSNNAGRLEFNPVRVRTHFLHTIMKLELEKSREEQYHHQQTEQQLVTGGNGYHGDSTMIQQQQNPQSLKMNNPIMHLQNTGDTDSHLDKDEDEDDEEEEDEDDEEEEDEAYDEDGSSVCSGLSDCSTHSLETLDPEDGEEDEEEEEEEEEDEEDDEDDEEEDEEEDWDCSLHGLSPPSYSVPLPSVLSYTNSSLVGLSSPFHNTLPIQHYQMDGSENNTPAFISENRNAAPVLPSVESALESEISTELHRHTEQQSHFSESTTAQKCSHADTRDFNTAPAGTPDQNPHSTGLQNNPDCRDSRAGGNEEPALEQAGLHIHGDISQTASSENA
- the LOC124861901 gene encoding cysteine/serine-rich nuclear protein 3-like isoform X2 — encoded protein: MQRGESGGPPENQKQEKETGVTSETCCKMSGILKRKLEEEPSSYLSLQGSEDDEVSCSDSGNSSDSLNNSVPSGILDSSIQRQSKRLRGRNVHFESVTVYYFTRRQGFTTVPTQGGSTLGMSPRHSGVKRFTLREFAMEQKRSHRNMLRNHLKEEKLNAIKLRLTKNGTVSSMEADTLTLDDISEDDLDVDNTEVDDYFFLQPLTTRRRHALLRASGVRRIDVEEKHELRALRMSREECGCRCRGICDPETCACSLAGIKCQVDRMSFPCGCTKDGCSNNAGRLEFNPVRVRTHFLHTIMKLELEKSREEQYHHQQTEQQLVTGGNGYHGDSTMIQQQQNPQSLKMNNPIMHLQNTGDTDSHLDKDEDEDDEEEEDEDDEEEEDEAYDEDGSSVCSGLSDCSTHSLETLDPEDGEEDEEEEEEEEEDEEDDEDDEEEDEEEDWDCSLHGLSPPSYSVPLPSVLSYTNSSLVGLSSPFHNTLPIQHYQMDGSENNTPAFISENRNAAPVLPSVESALESEISTELHRHTEQQSHFSESTTAQKCSHADTRDFNTAPAGTPDQNPHSTGLQNNPDCRDSRAGGNEEPALEQAGLHIHGDISQTASSENA